Genomic DNA from Bacillota bacterium:
TACGGCGGGGGCAACGTGCAGCTGGCGTATGAGTATGGCTACGGATTTGACGGCGGTCGTCGCTGGCGGAAGGACTACCTGAACGGGGTATGGACGCGGTATCCGTGCGGGGTGGCGTGCGGTGCCGGCGAGTTGGTGGAGCAGCAGAAGCCGCTGGAGGGTGGCAGCTGGACGGTGAGTGCGCTGTATCTGCAGGGCATCTCGCTGGTGCGCAGAAACAACGAATGGCACCACTTTGACCCGTTGGGCACGGCAGGGGTGATTACGAACGGAAGCGCACAGGTGGTCAGCAACAACCTGTATGACCTGTTCGGGGTGTTGCGCTACCAGCAGGGCAGTGCGCAGACGTCGCTACCTCCCCGCAAGCAGGGAGGAGTTCACGGCTCGGCGCGAGCCTCGCCCTCCACAAACGCTGTTGCCTTGCATCCTGTCTTTACGCTACAATAGGGTGAGTGTCTGCAAACACCCGGGAGGTTGCGCTCATGAAGCGTCTTTTGCTGCTACTCGCCCTGTGGACGGCGATTACGTCGTTGGGCGTCGCACAGGAGATCGACCCGTGGGGTATGCCCAAACCCTGGAAGCGACTGGAGTGGTTCTACAGCCGACGTGCCTTCCCGTACAACGATGTGCCAGCAGGGGCATGGCTCAGGGCATACGAACAGGCGCAACAGCTGCCTGTGTATCAGGGTGAGGGGTTACAGGGGCAAGCGCTCACGTGGGAGTTCTTCGGACCGGACAGCACCAACCAGAACTGGCTTGCCCGCGTGAACGCCATCGCCATCCATCCCACCGACCCCAACACCATCTACATCGGCGTCTCCAAAGGGGGCGTCTGGAAAAGCACTAACCGCGGCTCCACCTGGACCAACCTGACAGACTTCCTCACGGCGCAGTATGTAGGTTGCCTGACGATAGACCCGCACGACCCCAACACCATCTATCTGGGTACGGGAGAAGAGTACTACGCAGCCTACGCGTTAGGCGGCGTGGGCATCTACAGGTCAACGGACGGAGGTAACTCGTGGACGCTCATTGGCAACAACGTCTTCTCGGGTCAGCGTATTAACGAGATTGTTATAGACCCAAACAACCGCAATAAATGGATAATCAGCACCGATGCTGGCATCTATATCACGACCAACGGCGGCAGCACATTCACCCGCACGCTGAGCGGGGTAGCCTCCGCCCTGCGCGTGCATCCCGCCAATCCGAACATCCTCTGGGCAGCATTGGGAAACATCTGGGGCAGTTCCACCAACGGCGTGTATGTCTCCACCAACGGCGGCAGCACATGGACGCGCTACAGTGCCTTGCCTCTGGGAACCAGCGTGGGGCGCATTGAGCTGGACGTGTGCCGCAGTAACCCGAACGTCATCTACGTAGCCTTCGGGCAAACCATCTCAGCGGGCGCGCGCATCCACAGCGTCTGGAAAACCACCAACGGCGGTAGCAGCTGGACACAGCTGACCGGCGCACCCACCGGCAGCGGGCAGTCGTGGTACGATTTGGTCATGCGCGTGGACCCGAGTAATCCGAATATCGCCTACGTCGGAGAGGTGGACTTGTTCCGCACCACCGATGGAGGCAGCTCGTGGACCCGTATCAATCCACAGGCGACCGTCGGTCACGTGGACCAGCATGCCCTGGAGTTTGACCCCACTGATCCTGCCAAAATCTTCATCGGCAGCGACGGGGGATTGTTCTACTCTACCAATCGTGGGACGACGCTGACCCCCTTGAACAGCGGCCGTGGCACCATGGAGTTCTACGCTTTCGATGTACATCCCACGAACGCAAACCGACTGGTGGCAGGTTCTCAGGATAACGGCTCTCAGGTGCGTTCCACTTCCAACAACTATGCCATCACGCTGGGCGGGGATGGCTTCTGGGCGGCATACAAACGGAACGACCCTAACACCGTGTTGGGCGAAGTATATTATGCTGTGGTCTATCGCTCCACAAACGGCGGTAGCAGCTGGAGCTTCGTATTTAACGGCAGTGGCGACCCGCGTTCGCCATGGTCTGCTCCGCTGGTGAACGACCCCAACAACCCATCCACCTTCTACGTGGGCACGATTTATGTGTATCGCTCGACCAGCAACGGCGTTTCGGGCAGCTGGACGCGCATCAGCGGTGACCTGACGCGCGGTTCCGGCACGCTGTCCGTCATCGCCATCGCGCCGTCCAACTCGAACGTCATCTACACCGGCTCCGACGACGGCGCGGTGTACGTCAGCACCGACGGAGGCAATACCTGGAACGCACGTTACACCGGCCTGCCCACGCGGTCGGTGGGCGGAATCGCGGTGGATCCCAGCAATCCGGGCACGGTATACGTGGGGCTGCAAGGGTTTGGCAGCGGGCGCGTCTTCAAAAGCACCAACTATGGCGCATCATGGACGAATATCTCAGGCAACCTGCCCGATACGCCGGTGAACTTCCTGATCGTGAACCCCATTGCTCCGAACATGCTCATCGCGGCGACCGATACCGGCGTTTTCGTGACCACAGACGGCGGCGCGAACTGGGCAAAACTGGGGTTGGGACTGCCCAGCACCCCCTGCCTGCACCTGCGGGCAAACGCCACGACGGGCTACCTATATGTTGGCACCTACGGACGAGGTATCTGGCGGATGCCGCTGCCGACAGCTACCTTTGTTACCACGCGCGTGCTGGTGGATAACGTATCGGGCACGCTGGGTGGCACGGTGAACCTCACGGCGACCCTGCAACGCACCGATACATTGGCAGGCGTTTTGGGCAAGACCCTGCAGTTTGCGGTGGGCGGCGTTCCTGTGGGCAGCGCGGTAACGAACTCCAGCGGCATTGCCAGCCTTGCCTACACCGTTCCCGAATGGGCGGGCACGGGCAGCCGCACCGTTTCGGTAACATTTGAGGGCGACACCACTGCCAACCCCTCCAGTGGTTCCGGCACGCTGAGTATCAGCAAGGCGACTCCGGAGATTGTTCTGGATAACCTGACAGCACGACGCGGGCAGACCGTGAACCTGCAGGCAACGTTGCGCCGGCAGGACAATGGCGCACCCATCAGCGGCAAGACAATCACCTTCAAAGTGGCAGGTAGCACCGTTGGCACTGCCAGCACCGATGGTAGCGGCATAGCGACCCTGCCCTACACGGTGCCATTGAGTGCGTCTCTTGGAAGCAGGGTACTCCGCGCCGAGTTCGCAGGAGACACAGTCTACCTGAGCGCATTCCGAGAGGCTTCGCTCGATGTGCGCAAAGTGCTGATTCAGGGCACGGTGCGCCTCGGCGACTTCGCGGGCGACGTCAACGGTCTGCCGGTAGCCATCAGCGTCGCACAGGGCAGCAACTCGGAGAGCCTGTCGGCATCGCTGGATAACAGTGGCCGATTCTCGGTGGAAACCGCGCTGGCGGGCAGCGGCAGTGTGGCGGTGAAGGTGACGCACTGGCTGCGCCAGCGGGTGAGCGCAAATCTGTCCGGCGAGGCATCACTCTCGTGGAACCTCGTCAATGGAGACGTGGACGGTGATAACGAAGTGACGCTGCTGGATTTTGGCGCGCTGGTGGCGGCTTTTGGCTCCGCGCCGGGCGACACTCACTGGAACGCGAACGCAGACCTTGACGGGGATGAGGAAGTCACCCTGCTCGACTTCGGCATCCTGGTGAGGAACTTCGGCACGCTCGGCGATGATTAGCGGGTATAATAAAGCTAAACGAAGCCTCACAAGGAGTGTTGGATGATTGCAGAGCGCGTTCTCGGCAGCGAGTTGATGCCGATATATGAGAAGGTCATGGCAGGCGTTCGCCTCAGTGAATCGGACGGGCGCCTGCTTTACCAGACGTCCAATCTCACGGGTGTTGGTTACCTGGCGAACATCGTGCGCGAGCGGCTGCACGGCGATAAGGCGTACTACGTGCGGAATCAGCACATCAACTACACAAACATCTGTAATAAGCTGTGCCGCTTCTGTTCCTTCTACGCCAAGAAGGGCGGCCCCGCGCCATACACACTGACTCCTGAGCAGGTCAAACAGCGGCTCCGCCAGTACCTGCACGTGCCCATCACGGAGGTGCATATCGTGGGGGGCATCCACCCCAAACTGCCCTTCCAGTACTACTTAGACCTTCTACATGCGGTGAAGGAAGTGCGTCCGGAGGTGCATATCAAGGCTTTTACCGCAGTCGAGATTGTGCAGATTGCGCAGGTAGCGAGGATGAGCTATGAGGACACCCTGCGCACGCTGAAATCGGCGGGGCTGGACAGCCTGCCCGGAGGCGGTCTGGAGATATATTCCGAGCGCATCCACCAGGAGCTGTTCCCGCGCAAAATCGGTGGGGACGAGTGGAGCGAGGTCGCCCGCGCGGCGGCGCGGGTGGGTCTGAGCCAGTATGCCACCATGCTGTATGGGCACATCGAAACGATTGAGGAGCGCGTGGAGCATCTCATTCGCCTGCGCGAGCTGCAGGACGAAACAGGGCATTTTCTGGCGCTGACACCGCTCAGCTTCCACCCAGAGGGGACGGAGCTGGAGCATCTGCCTCATCCGTCTGGCTACGATGACCTGCGCAATATCGCGGTATCCCGCCTGATGCTGGACAACTTCCCGCACATCAAGTCGTTCTGGATTATGAACACGCCTGCGGTGACCCAGGTAGCGCTGTGGTACGGTGCGGACGACGTGGACGGCACGGTGCACGAGTATGAGATTGTGTATCAGGATGAAGCGCCGGGTGAACGCCAGCAATTGCTGACGCGCCGGCAACTGATAGAGATGATTCTGGAGGCAGGGCGTATCCCCATCGAGCGCGACAGCCACTACAACGAGGTGCCGCCGCGCCGTGAGGAGGAATTGTCGTTACCTGTGCTTACTTCCGCCGCTGGAGGTGTTTGGCAATGACATCGTCTCTCAGGAGAGCAGTTGCCGCACCTCCAAAGGCTCTATCTACGCTCCGGCGATATGCGCCAGACCGAGAACCAGAGCGACGACAACCCCCGCGCAGGCAAGCAGGAAGACGAGGCGGTTCGCCACCTGAGCGCTCATGATACCCTCCGTAGATGAGTAAGCACACACTCACGGCACGGCAAACCCGTGTCGGCATGAGCACCTGTTCGCTTTTGTCCGTCTTTTCCCTCTTCAGGGGGCAGCCGCTATTTCGGTTGCGCTTTGGGCGATGCCATCACCGAAGTCCGCTTTTCCAGTGTGAAGGGACCCGTATCCATCTCCGGTATCAGTTTCAGCGGGTATGCCGCTTTCTGAGGCACTCTCACCGAGAGTGCGCAGGTGAACCCTCAGCCATAGTGGAACTTTTCCACCTTGACTGTCTTGCCGTTTCGGTCGACGATGCGCAGGGTAGGGGGAGGCGGTAGCTCGCCGTTCATCTCCAGCGAGGTCACCCGGTGCAGCCAGTTTCCCGTGGACAGTGTCAGGGCGACCTCCAGAGTATCGCCCCGCCGCGTGCCAAAGCCGAGCGACGCCCTCAACTGCTTCGGCAAGGGGAACTTGTTCTCGCCGTCGGTCACTTTCACGGTAATGGGGTCCATCGGCGTTACTTCTACCCGCCACAGATTTCCCTTGCTATCGCGCGTGCCGACGCGGTAGGTCTGCACGGAGTATTCGTCGGCGGGCAGCTGCAGGCGTCCTTCGGTGGTGCTGGCTTCCCAGTAGCCGACCTGTTTGCCAATCGCTATCAGATGCACCTCGGGGTACTCGGTGACCAGCGTGCCGGTGCCGATTTCTGTCGGCTGAAACTCGCAGGCAGAGCCGTCGGACGCGAAAGTGAGTCTATAGGTGCGCCCAGCGAGCTGGTAAAAGCGCGGCACAGGTCGCTGTTGCCGGTCTGGCAGAAAGACGCACCGGTCGCCATCCCAGCGGGTCTTTGCCGGCGTGTCGAACGCCCCATCGGCATTGGCGTCCAGCAGGGCGATTTTGAGCGTGTTGCCGTTCACCTCCCCTTCAAACAGGCGGTAATCCTCGCTGCGCAGGTATGTCTGCCTCGATCCGACCTCGTCCATCACCAGGCTGAAGTAGCGCGACGTCAGCACGCCATTGAGGGACACGGTGAGACGGAACGGACCGTAGCAAACACCGAAGTACCATACCGGGTCGGGAGAGCCCCGCAGCAGCTCGTCGTCGGTCAGGTCATTGTTGCGGTTGACGTCCACCGCCAGACGATTGCTGTTCGGGTCCATGACCAGATGCCAGTGTTGCGGAGGCTTGCCCAGCTTCAGCACGCCATACCGGCATGAAGCCTTTGCCCAGTCGGGCAGTTTGACCTCCTTCGGTGGCTGGTTGCGCCATTGCACCGTATGAGTAGGCGTGATAAATCGAACCGCCTCCTCACCTGTTGACTGCAGGAAGCGTACCTGCCCCTGAGGGCGCACGGTCTCTTCCTGCGCCCACGTCACAGTAAGGGCGGTAGCACACGCCAGGGCGATGGCACAGAATGTGCGTCGCATCGCTAATGCACCTCCTTCCCATCTACTGCAGCATTCCGACTACTTTGGGCAACTCTTCCATCGAGATGCCCTGCCGCGCCGGCTGTCCGTCCGCACCGATGTGAACCACGTAGGGCATCGCAGGCAGGATGAGAGGCAGCGCAGGCGCAGCGGGTTGTTGCGGGCTGCGCTTCCAGAAGCCGACGGGAACATCCAGCTGTTCCCGGCTGCGGTACCGCTCTGCTTCCTGTCGGCTGGCGGTATCCAGCACAATCGCCACCTGCCATCCCTCCCGCATCTGGCTTCTCACCGTCTCCAACAGCCAGTGGTTCTGCGCGAGATAAGGCGCGGTGAAAACGAGCAAAGTGTTTTTGCCTTCCCACTGCACGGGTTGGAGCCACTCCACTCGCCTCAGCAGCTTCTCCACGTTCGGCTTGGGAGGTGCTTCGCCGCCGCGGTCCCATGGCAGCCGCCTGGCACCGAAGGTCAGCACGATGTCCGTCGATGGTTTCACGCGGATGGGTGTCAGCGGCAGGTTCTGCAGACGCGGTGTCAGCAGCAGCGAAGCGGGCATCCCTTTCAGCGAAAATCTTCCGCTGTCGTCGGTGGTTACACTACCGAGGGGGATAGCCCTTGACGGCACGCGGCGCTGCCGATAATTCTGCGCCGTACGGCTGTTCGGAAATTCGTATTGCAAAAGCAGATTTGCCTTCGCAATGGGCTCGCCATAATCGTCGACCAGTACGCCGGCATACTCCCCGTTTACCTTTTTCAGCCTTATCGTTGCGGTTTGACCTTTGCTCAGGATAGTTGCGGCTGGCTCGTAGCCCTTCGCAGTAACCACCGCCCAGCACCGGCTTTCCGGCACAATCGCGATTACGAAACCTCCTGCCCTGTCCGTGCTGCTGGATAGCGGCGTTGGGTATTCCATCCACACCCGCTGTGTGCTTCCGTCGGACAATTGGTACTGCGGCTCCTGTCCCACTATCAGGCTGACCTTTGCTCCGGCGACGGGCTTGCCCGCCTCGTCCCGGACACGTCCGCGCACTT
This window encodes:
- a CDS encoding Ig-like domain repeat protein, with translation MKRLLLLLALWTAITSLGVAQEIDPWGMPKPWKRLEWFYSRRAFPYNDVPAGAWLRAYEQAQQLPVYQGEGLQGQALTWEFFGPDSTNQNWLARVNAIAIHPTDPNTIYIGVSKGGVWKSTNRGSTWTNLTDFLTAQYVGCLTIDPHDPNTIYLGTGEEYYAAYALGGVGIYRSTDGGNSWTLIGNNVFSGQRINEIVIDPNNRNKWIISTDAGIYITTNGGSTFTRTLSGVASALRVHPANPNILWAALGNIWGSSTNGVYVSTNGGSTWTRYSALPLGTSVGRIELDVCRSNPNVIYVAFGQTISAGARIHSVWKTTNGGSSWTQLTGAPTGSGQSWYDLVMRVDPSNPNIAYVGEVDLFRTTDGGSSWTRINPQATVGHVDQHALEFDPTDPAKIFIGSDGGLFYSTNRGTTLTPLNSGRGTMEFYAFDVHPTNANRLVAGSQDNGSQVRSTSNNYAITLGGDGFWAAYKRNDPNTVLGEVYYAVVYRSTNGGSSWSFVFNGSGDPRSPWSAPLVNDPNNPSTFYVGTIYVYRSTSNGVSGSWTRISGDLTRGSGTLSVIAIAPSNSNVIYTGSDDGAVYVSTDGGNTWNARYTGLPTRSVGGIAVDPSNPGTVYVGLQGFGSGRVFKSTNYGASWTNISGNLPDTPVNFLIVNPIAPNMLIAATDTGVFVTTDGGANWAKLGLGLPSTPCLHLRANATTGYLYVGTYGRGIWRMPLPTATFVTTRVLVDNVSGTLGGTVNLTATLQRTDTLAGVLGKTLQFAVGGVPVGSAVTNSSGIASLAYTVPEWAGTGSRTVSVTFEGDTTANPSSGSGTLSISKATPEIVLDNLTARRGQTVNLQATLRRQDNGAPISGKTITFKVAGSTVGTASTDGSGIATLPYTVPLSASLGSRVLRAEFAGDTVYLSAFREASLDVRKVLIQGTVRLGDFAGDVNGLPVAISVAQGSNSESLSASLDNSGRFSVETALAGSGSVAVKVTHWLRQRVSANLSGEASLSWNLVNGDVDGDNEVTLLDFGALVAAFGSAPGDTHWNANADLDGDEEVTLLDFGILVRNFGTLGDD
- the mqnE gene encoding aminofutalosine synthase MqnE — encoded protein: MIAERVLGSELMPIYEKVMAGVRLSESDGRLLYQTSNLTGVGYLANIVRERLHGDKAYYVRNQHINYTNICNKLCRFCSFYAKKGGPAPYTLTPEQVKQRLRQYLHVPITEVHIVGGIHPKLPFQYYLDLLHAVKEVRPEVHIKAFTAVEIVQIAQVARMSYEDTLRTLKSAGLDSLPGGGLEIYSERIHQELFPRKIGGDEWSEVARAAARVGLSQYATMLYGHIETIEERVEHLIRLRELQDETGHFLALTPLSFHPEGTELEHLPHPSGYDDLRNIAVSRLMLDNFPHIKSFWIMNTPAVTQVALWYGADDVDGTVHEYEIVYQDEAPGERQQLLTRRQLIEMILEAGRIPIERDSHYNEVPPRREEELSLPVLTSAAGGVWQ